gcagcagagagagcGGCGAGTTGTGGACGTGGTCGCTGCTTCGAGTGAGGACGTCCAGCCTCTCGTCCAAACCCAGCAACCGCAGCGCCTCGCACACGCTCACGCGGGCCCCTCCCTCGCCGCTCTCCACGCCCAGTGTCTTTCTGATCTCCTCCccccagccgccgccgccgggcagTTCGCAGGACACCGTCGCCACGGCAGCAGTGGCGTCCGGCGGCCCCGGAGGGCAGACCGCGTCTCGGAGCGCCATCAGCAGCCGACAGGCCCTCAGGCCCACGGGTCTGTCGCAGTCGACCAGCCCGCTCAGCAGCGCCGCCACGACCCCCAGCTCCACCGCGGCGGCCAGGTCCGACTCGGCGCCCTCGGGGGACGCGCGAGGAGCGCGGGTCTGCTCGGAGACCGCGGCGCGAGGGTGCGGCGCGTCCGAAACCTTCCGGTAACCCCGGTGACCCGAAAAGGCCTCGTCGAGCAGCAGCTGGGCCAGCTCCAGcgtgtgaactttgacctcccaGTCCAGATCGGCGCTGCCTTGCGAGAGGACGGAGCGCGCGCAGCGCATCAGGAGCGGGGCGGAGGAGGGCGACGGCGACGAGGAGAACCAGGAGGCGAAGTACTGCACGACGGCCCTCCTGGGGAATCCCTCCGTGTCCTGGGAGAGGATCTCAAGCAGCCGGCTCACTATTTCCTTCTGGAAGCAAACAGAGTTCCATCAACGGACGTTCACATCCGAACACGTCGTTAGTAAATTAGAAAGACGTCTGCCCACCTCGTCCTCGTCGGGCGCCGCCCCCTGCTGCCAGCCGTGTGTCAGACTCTTTGCCAGCGCGGAGACGGCGCTGGCTCTCACGTAGCTCTCCGCGTCCTGCAGGGCCTCCTTCAGGAGGGGCGTAGTGCAGCGGGCGCCCAGCAGCGCGTCGGACGCCGTACCCTCGGTTGTCGCCGCGGAGGCGTGCAAACCCGCCAGTTGTCCCAGGAACTCCACCGTGGAGTCCCTCACCTCCCAGCGCATGTCGCACGCGCGCCTCCTCACCAGCTCCACGAgatctacaaacacacacacacacacacacacacacacacacacacacacacacattcaggggCACGTCACGGTGTGTCGTAGCCACGAGTGTTTGGAGGCTGCTGGTGGACTTTACCCAGTCTGAGCTGGTCTGTGACAAAGGACAGGTCCGTGCACACGCCCGTCCACTTCACGAAGGCCTGGTAGGACTTGTGGAGCACCTTGAAAAACACAAGGACAAACAGGAAGACTCATTGTGAAGAGTCAACGTGGAAgcgcacaaacaaaaagacaaagctACTCGTCCTTCACAGAGACGTCAACTACTCGTCTCAAAATCACACATGAGAATGCCACACGCATATATTGCTTCTGTACATGACAGAAGGAACACAAATTGTGTGGAAAAGATACATCTAACCACTTTGTGGAGACGTTTTGAAAAGCTCTAAGATTACGATATAAAGAATCAAAACGAAATGAAATGAGTTGCACAACTTACAGTGGGATCAGAATCAGGGTTTTCCAGATATTGCATCAGAACTGTGAACACTTCACTGGTCTTCTCTGTCgctcctgaaacacacaagatgGAGGACACATGCTACACACTTTCTCACAGTGAATGACTTAAGATCTTCTTTATTAATCTGCCGCATGATTCCTAATAATTATTTGCAGCAATGTCAGTTCTAATGTGACGTCCTGCCGCACGTTATATAATTATATCAGAGAAATTCTGTTACCACTCTGGCTGTCGTTCCCTTGAGGATGATGCAAACGTGGTTAGTTAAAGAAAACCCCTTTTCTGCCTGGAATCATCTCACGCGAGCACGCGGCGTTACCTGGGCTGCCGTCCAGAGCCGTCAGCGCCTCAAGGGCACATTTCTGAACTTTGCCACTGCCGATGACGTTCCTGCAAACCTCGCCGCACCCGGGgggcgaggaggaagagacgcCGCTGCAGATCCTCAACAGCGACAGGACTGCAGTGACGATTAAATCCGGCGCACAGGGCAGGACGCCGGGGGGCtggaaaagggggagagagagagagagagagaggggggggcaagtATGTTGGTCTGCTTCACATAAAGAACACGTCCCATCTTCTTCCGGGTCGTCTTCACGGGCTCACCAAGAGGGCGATCCGGGGCGCGTTGGTCAGAGTGACGCACGTCATCGAGATGCAGGAGGTTTTACACTTCAGCTGCTCTACCGCTGAAGACCGACGCCCGTCTGCTGCAGGAACAAAAGTCACGTCCTGTCATAAAGACACTCGACGTGCTTGACGATGATCCATCACTGggtatttctgtgtgttttaccGGTGGCGTTTGTGCCCAGTAGAGTTTGACCCGTTACGATGTGGAGGGGCAGCAGCAGGATTCTCACGGCCCGGGTTGTGTTCACGACGTCACTGCTGAGAAACAcgggagagggaaaaaaagaaaagaaaagaaaagttcagGTCATCCCGGAGGCGGGGAAGAGACATTCTCTATGCGAGTGTGAAGTGGTGAACAGCCGCTTACTGGTGACCTCGGCGGAGAAAAGCGGCTGCAGCGTGAAGGAGGTCGGCGGGTTCGTTGACGTCCAACATGGACGACAGAAGGCGGCCGACGCGTTGGTCCGGGACGCGTTGGTTAAAGCCGGAGCTGCTGCAGACAAATACGAACAACGTTTAACTTACTGATAAAACAGGAAAAAGTGTGGTTTTATATTCtgtttttcatgcattttcAAGCATTTGTCATGAAGTATTTGCAtctttaaaggaatatatgaacCTTTATGTTAACTGCCTTGATCCTACTCTGGAAGATTGTTCCATAGCCACAAATGTCAATCTGAACTCATCCGAGAGAGGCGGCCCACCTGCACGCAGCCAGGAGGACGTCCATCAGAGGCAGCGTGAGCTGACTGCAGCCTGCCGCCACCAGGTCCTCCAGAGGGTCCCCGGCTGTCTGGAGCAGCCCGTCGCAGAGGGGAGGCCCGGCCGCGGCCAGCAGCAGGGCCAGCAGCTTGAGGATCTGCAGACTCTGACGGAGCGCTGTGTATTTTTTGGGAACCAGTGACTCCTTGAGGTACGCCGAGATCGCCGCGAGAGCGGCGGCGTACGCCGCGCTGGCGCGCTTCGTCCCGTCGTCGTCATCTTCTTCCTTCTTATCTACGCCGTTACATCCCAGAGACGGGACCGGCTGAAAGAAGAGCAGGATGTGGGCGAGCATTTGATTGGCCGCCGAGGCGACGAACAGACTGGCGTCTGTCTGGAGCTGAAGGAGCGGGTCGATAAAATCTGTGAGGaagatacattttacaaattaaatattGCCCGAACCCTCTGATTGAATAGTCTTTTATGATGTACTGCACACGACATCTGGAGAGGTGGGGGCTCATTTCCTGCATGAAAAGTCACCTGATTGCACAAAGAAACAGAGCGCCTTCGGGTGCTGCAGCATGCTCCGTAAGCCCAGGATCCAGCCGATCCGTAAACAGGGATCCTCCCACAGACCGGCTTCTCGCCAGCGCTGAAGCTGGAAGACCTGGTCCAGAACCGAGCGTTCCTGCAGGCGGCAACATCaccggaggagggaggggggtcagaaTTCTTTTTTCTCAAAGTTTGGTGAAAGTACAGTCGGTGGAGGTTAACTCCACCTGGAGCTTTTCGTAGCCGTCCTCCGTTGCAGCCATCAGGCCGGTGAGTCTGAGGGCGAAGGAGAGGACACCGGGGTCCACAGCCGTGTTCAGAACCACGGTGGAGATGAACTCAAGCAGACACGGGCAGGCCTCCAGCAGGGATCCCCCTtcaggggggggagagaatgtGATGAGTGACACAGATCCAACAGCCATctatctgcaaaaagcagcttcAGCTCTTATAGTTATAAATATTActgatgaaataattaaaaatgatcaGTGTTCATAGTTCACCTGACATTAACCAACATTAAAGCACCTAAAGGCAGCAACTTCAGAGCTTCACAGACTGAAGGAGACGCGGACAGCGAGTGTTTCTTTGGTACTAACCGGCCTCGGTGAGCCCCGTGAACCAGTCCAACAGCTTCTCCAGGCTGGTGTCGTCGGGCAGAGACCTCCCCGAGGCCGCCAGCACCGCGCACACGCCGGGCAGCAGCGACGCACAGTCCGCGTCCATAGCGAGGACACGCTTGGTGTCACGGTGACGCGTTCACGGCGAGTAACTTGTCTGAAAGTACCGCCCGGGGGGTGTTTGGGGTAGCGGGGAGCGGAAGGGGACCGAGTAACGGGGATAACTAAACTTAGGAGGTTTTTTTCCATGTAGTTTAGCTAAACGTCCGTCACGCGGGAAACCGTTTCAGATCTCTGGCTtccagtttaaaaaataaataaagacacctgCGCTTTTTTACTGATCTGTAAACACACGGAGAGAGAATTAACGTGACGGCGGCCCAGTGCAAAATCGTTCCATGTGGTTTACAACTCTACTGTTCCACCTCGCAGCGAGGCCTTCCGCGTCGAACTGGTTCCGGTGTCACGTTTCCGTCGAATCGTCCATTTTCACAAAATCGCACATGGTGCCACACCGGTTGAGGACCGTCAGCCTCTTTATTTTTGGGATTCTTGCTCCGTAGTAGCGAGCAACCCGTCTCGTGGTACCTGATAAATGCAAGATACGGTGGATATGGTGGACGATCCCGATTACGACGAGGAGGAGCCCTCCTTCAGCGACCCGGAGGACTTCGAGGACGACATCGAGGATGAGGGTGAGCGGCAGCAGGAAACAGCCCGGCTTTCTGGCCCTTTGCTAACCGCTAGCTACGAGCCGTGCTAGCTCTATTACATGTCGTACGAACGCTACAAAGCTAGTTAAGTTAATTACGTTGTCACCGTGTCTGCCGAATTCTAATGTTTAATCCGTGGAAATGTATTAGCGGGTATACGGCGGATAACGTTAACGTTACATCctcattttccttttcaaacGACCCTCGGGTTTAATTTCCCGGCTATTAAAGCCTCACCCAGACTGTGGCCTTGTCGCTGTCACATTATCACTTCAAACAGGGGCATCGGCGGctaataaaaagcatttttacaATAACTGTCTGAATTAATATGTAAGACCACGGTCGTTACTGGGAAGCCGTTGGTCTGTGTTTGGCTTGAAGCAGCTGGTGAACGACGCTAGCTTTCACCCCGGATGAACCTTCATGCTAGCGCCGGGTGGAGGGCAGATGGGCGCACAACGCCGCTCATGTCTGCGCAGAAGAACGTGAACAAATGACACATCAGCAAATCGAGTAGTTTGCTGAAATCAAGGCATATTCCCGGTTGAAGTATAACATGTTCAATTTCCGTTCTTGGAGGTGTTGGTTCCATTATATTATGTTCGTGGTTTTGTTGAATGGCTTTTCGATATAATGCCCACCGCATTTATATTAAATAGTGAACGCTAAACATTAGAAACGATTCACGGCACTAAAACCCCCTAAATTAACAATACAGTACAATACATATCTAAATTATTATATTCATTAGTTTATGACAGGTGCACCTGTTTAATTGACAGCACGGTACAGAGCACTTTTTGCATAAAGTGCatcattttggttttattttcatagTGAACCATCTTTCATCTGCTGTAGAAATGTTTTACTCTTGTGCATCCTGTTGACCAGGTGGTTGAGGCTGATATtatacttttaaaacattttttatttgcatgtatTTTCTAATTTACCTTCCCATTCTACAGCCTAAAGCATAAAAGGGCTGATAATCATTTGAACGATCTGAGAAAATTAAGACAACTGTTTTGGTTTGAGAGCGGCGTGTGTTGGAAATGGTTTAACACCTCCAGATCAGATAAGCGACTAACGTTAGTGTGCCCTCCCCAATCTTCCCccaccccctttttttccctccccctgCGATTCAGAACTCCTCGATGACATCCTGAGGGAGAAGCCCCAGGAGGCTGACGGCATAGactcggtggtggtggtggacaaTGTCCCTCAGGTGGGGCCGGAGCGTCTGGAGAAACTCAAGAACGTCATACACAAGATTTTCTCCAAGTTTGGCAAGATCAACACCGAGTTCTACCCAGAGGCTGACGGCCTGACCAAAGGGTACGGGATCTGCTCCATACGCTGCGTTACTTGCTTAGTTGTGGGACGTAACCGGTTAAACAAACCCACGTCTCCTGCAGGTACATCTTCTTGGAGTATGGCGGCCCCAGCCAGGCCCTGGAGGCGGTAAAGAACGCGGATGGATACAAACTCGACAAACAGCATACGTTTCGGGTGAACCTCTTCACCGACTTTGACAAGTGAGTGTTCAGTGTCGGATAAGAGACGCACCAAATGGGCCGACGGATACATGCAACGTGCATTCATTCTGTTTTCTTATTCCGCCAGGTACATGAACATCAGTGATGAGTGGGAAACTCCAGAGAAGCAGCCGTTTAAAGACTTTgtgagtattttcttttttttaaataataaatatttacgATTCATAAGTAGTTTATTAAgtggccttttgcttttcttaAATTTAGCAGAAATAGGAGTTTTTGCACTGGTATAATC
The sequence above is a segment of the Gasterosteus aculeatus chromosome 9, fGasAcu3.hap1.1, whole genome shotgun sequence genome. Coding sequences within it:
- the brat1 gene encoding integrator complex assembly factor BRAT1 isoform X4; protein product: MDADCASLLPGVCAVLAASGRSLPDDTSLEKLLDWFTGLTEAGGSLLEACPCLLEFISTVVLNTAVDPGVLSFALRLTGLMAATEDGYEKLQERSVLDQVFQLQRWREAGLWEDPCLRIGWILGLRSMLQHPKALCFFVQSDFIDPLLQLQTDASLFVASAANQMLAHILLFFQPVPSLGCNGVDKKEEDDDDGTKRASAAYAAALAAISAYLKESLVPKKYTALRQSLQILKLLALLLAAAGPPLCDGLLQTAGDPLEDLVAAGCSQLTLPLMDVLLAACSSGFNQRVPDQRVGRLLSSMLDVNEPADLLHAAAAFLRRGHHSDVVNTTRAVRILLLPLHIVTGQTLLGTNATDGRRSSAVEQLKCKTSCISMTCVTLTNAPRIALLPPGVLPCAPDLIVTAVLSLLRICSGVSSSSPPGCGEVCRNVIGSGKVQKCALEALTALDGSPGATEKTSEVFTVLMQYLENPDSDPTVLHKSYQAFVKWTGVCTDLSFVTDQLRLDLVELVRRRACDMRWEVRDSTVEFLGQLAGLHASAATTEGTASDALLGARCTTPLLKEALQDAESYVRASAVSALAKSLTHGWQQGAAPDEDEKEIVSRLLEILSQDTEGFPRRAVVQYFASWFSSSPSPSSAPLLMRCARSVLSQGSADLDWEVKVHTLELAQLLLDEAFSGHRGYRKVSDAPHPRAAVSEQTRAPRASPEGAESDLAAAVELGVVAALLSGLVDCDRPVGLRACRLLMALRDAVCPPGPPDATAAVATVSCELPGGGGWGEEIRKTLGVESGEGGARVSVCEALRLLGLDERLDVLTRSSDHVHNSPLSLLQDILTASAAHTRADTQPGEEVIVDCY
- the brat1 gene encoding integrator complex assembly factor BRAT1 isoform X2, producing MDADCASLLPGVCAVLAASGRSLPDDTSLEKLLDWFTGLTEAGGSLLEACPCLLEFISTVVLNTAVDPGVLSFALRLTGLMAATEDGYEKLQERSVLDQVFQLQRWREAGLWEDPCLRIGWILGLRSMLQHPKALCFFVQSDFIDPLLQLQTDASLFVASAANQMLAHILLFFQPVPSLGCNGVDKKEEDDDDGTKRASAAYAAALAAISAYLKESLVPKKYTALRQSLQILKLLALLLAAAGPPLCDGLLQTAGDPLEDLVAAGCSQLTLPLMDVLLAACSSGFNQRVPDQRVGRLLSSMLDVNEPADLLHAAAAFLRRGHHSDVVNTTRAVRILLLPLHIVTGQTLLGTNATADGRRSSAVEQLKCKTSCISMTCVTLTNAPRIALLPPGVLPCAPDLIVTAVLSLLRICSGVSSSSPPGCGEVCRNVIGSGKVQKCALEALTALDGSPGATEKTSEVFTVLMQYLENPDSDPTVLHKSYQAFVKWTGVCTDLSFVTDQLRLDLVELVRRRACDMRWEVRDSTVEFLGQLAGLHASAATTEGTASDALLGARCTTPLLKEALQDAESYVRASAVSALAKSLTHGWQQGAAPDEDEKEIVSRLLEILSQDTEGFPRRAVVQYFASWFSSSPSPSSAPLLMRCARSVLSQGSADLDWEVKVHTLELAQLLLDEAFSGHRGYRKVSDAPHPRAAVSEQTRAPRASPEGAESDLAAAVELGVVAALLSGLVDCDRPVGLRACRLLMALRDAVCPPGPPDATAAVATVSCELPGGGGWGEEIRKTLGVESGEGGARVSVCEALRLLGLDERLDVLTRSSDHVHNSPLSLLQDILTASAAHTRADTQPGEEVIVDCY
- the brat1 gene encoding integrator complex assembly factor BRAT1 isoform X3, which encodes MDADCASLLPGVCAVLAASGRSLPDDTSLEKLLDWFTGLTEAGGSLLEACPCLLEFISTVVLNTAVDPGVLSFALRLTGLMAATEDGYEKLQERSVLDQVFQLQRWREAGLWEDPCLRIGWILGLRSMLQHPKALCFFVQSDFIDPLLQLQTDASLFVASAANQMLAHILLFFQPVPSLGCNGVDKKEEDDDDGTKRASAAYAAALAAISAYLKESLVPKKYTALRQSLQILKLLALLLAAAGPPLCDGLLQTAGDPLEDLVAAGCSQLTLPLMDVLLAACSSSGFNQRVPDQRVGRLLSSMLDVNEPADLLHAAAAFLRRGHHSDVVNTTRAVRILLLPLHIVTGQTLLGTNATDGRRSSAVEQLKCKTSCISMTCVTLTNAPRIALLPPGVLPCAPDLIVTAVLSLLRICSGVSSSSPPGCGEVCRNVIGSGKVQKCALEALTALDGSPGATEKTSEVFTVLMQYLENPDSDPTVLHKSYQAFVKWTGVCTDLSFVTDQLRLDLVELVRRRACDMRWEVRDSTVEFLGQLAGLHASAATTEGTASDALLGARCTTPLLKEALQDAESYVRASAVSALAKSLTHGWQQGAAPDEDEKEIVSRLLEILSQDTEGFPRRAVVQYFASWFSSSPSPSSAPLLMRCARSVLSQGSADLDWEVKVHTLELAQLLLDEAFSGHRGYRKVSDAPHPRAAVSEQTRAPRASPEGAESDLAAAVELGVVAALLSGLVDCDRPVGLRACRLLMALRDAVCPPGPPDATAAVATVSCELPGGGGWGEEIRKTLGVESGEGGARVSVCEALRLLGLDERLDVLTRSSDHVHNSPLSLLQDILTASAAHTRADTQPGEEVIVDCY
- the brat1 gene encoding integrator complex assembly factor BRAT1 isoform X1; protein product: MDADCASLLPGVCAVLAASGRSLPDDTSLEKLLDWFTGLTEAGGSLLEACPCLLEFISTVVLNTAVDPGVLSFALRLTGLMAATEDGYEKLQERSVLDQVFQLQRWREAGLWEDPCLRIGWILGLRSMLQHPKALCFFVQSDFIDPLLQLQTDASLFVASAANQMLAHILLFFQPVPSLGCNGVDKKEEDDDDGTKRASAAYAAALAAISAYLKESLVPKKYTALRQSLQILKLLALLLAAAGPPLCDGLLQTAGDPLEDLVAAGCSQLTLPLMDVLLAACSSSGFNQRVPDQRVGRLLSSMLDVNEPADLLHAAAAFLRRGHHSDVVNTTRAVRILLLPLHIVTGQTLLGTNATADGRRSSAVEQLKCKTSCISMTCVTLTNAPRIALLPPGVLPCAPDLIVTAVLSLLRICSGVSSSSPPGCGEVCRNVIGSGKVQKCALEALTALDGSPGATEKTSEVFTVLMQYLENPDSDPTVLHKSYQAFVKWTGVCTDLSFVTDQLRLDLVELVRRRACDMRWEVRDSTVEFLGQLAGLHASAATTEGTASDALLGARCTTPLLKEALQDAESYVRASAVSALAKSLTHGWQQGAAPDEDEKEIVSRLLEILSQDTEGFPRRAVVQYFASWFSSSPSPSSAPLLMRCARSVLSQGSADLDWEVKVHTLELAQLLLDEAFSGHRGYRKVSDAPHPRAAVSEQTRAPRASPEGAESDLAAAVELGVVAALLSGLVDCDRPVGLRACRLLMALRDAVCPPGPPDATAAVATVSCELPGGGGWGEEIRKTLGVESGEGGARVSVCEALRLLGLDERLDVLTRSSDHVHNSPLSLLQDILTASAAHTRADTQPGEEVIVDCY